TCCAAGGAGGGGGTAGCTCTGTTAGAGCCGGCCTCCTCCCTGGCTGCCCTAGTTCGGGCTCCTGATCTTGTAGGCATTCTGCTTGTTCTCCGGCTCAGAGGCCGTGCGCGTGGATCGCAAAGATGACTCTGCGAGCTGCTGCAAAATGCGGGTTTGATGGTGTGTTGTTTGGCCAGCGCGTCGCCAAAAGACCCCAATCAACAATTCTCCCATTTTGGCATAACGCTGCGTTGATACCCCGCCATCCCCGTTTGGCTTAGCGCAGATGTTTTTATTTACGCCGATAAGATAAGACGGTCTGATAGCTGCAGAtccagatttttttttcttagtaCCAAGGTGAAGATACTCTGACCTAGAGTCTGCTGTATCACGACCAGACTATTGCTGCAATTGATTTCACcgctgcagccatggcacCCCCGAATGATCGCAAGCGCCGGATTCAAGATACCGAGAATTCTGCTGCCACCAAATCGCATGATCCAGACGGCGGAATTGCGCGAACAGCGAAGAAAGCCAAAGTCGAGGATGGACGGTCCATCTTTGTTCGATCACTGCCCCCTGGCGTAACGAACGAGAGTCTTACCGACTTTTTCTCGCAATACTTTGCCGTCAAGCATGCTACAGTGGTGGTTGACCAGGAAACGAAAGAATCAAGAGGATTCGGATTCGTATCATTTGCTGACGCCGACGATGCTAGAGATGCCAAAGCGGCGTTGGACAAGAAGGAGTGGGATGGCAGGCGCATTCGAATTGAGGTTGCGGAACCTAGACAGCGTAATGCCGATGAAGCATCCAAGAGGCCTGGAAAGGGCAGGGAGGCGTTCCAGAGGCCATCTACCAAGCTGATTATTCGAAATCTGCCTTGGAGTATCAAAACCTCCGAACAACTATCAAAACTATTCTTGAGTTATGGCAAGGTCATATACTCTGATCTTCCACAAAACAAGGGAAAGCTAAAGGGATTCGGTTTCGTCACCATTCGTGGACGTCCAAATGCAGAGAAGGCTCTGGAGGCTGTTAATGGCAAGATTGTTGATGGCCGGCCATTGGCTGTTGACTGGGCTGTTGATAAGGCGACCTGGGACAAGCAACAGAATACGGAAAACGGCGAAAAAGACTcacaagatgatgaagatgaggctgaagatgagaaggagGACAAGGATGTTGGAGATGACGGCGAAGTCAAGAATCGTGACGATCAACTAGCCTCAGATCTTGCCAATTTTATGAAGAACCACATGACGAACatggaagacgaggacgacgaagacgaagacaaggacgaagacgaagatgatgatgaagacgacgaggacatgaagctgctggatgaagtggatgaggagaaggagaccCAGAAACCAAAGCGAGAGCTGATGACAGATAACTCTTCAACCGTTTTTGTTCGAAACCTACCATTTACAGCTACAGATGAGCAGCTCAAATCTTTCTTTGGCCATTTTGGCAATGTTCGATATGCTAGAGTTGTCATGGACAAAGCTACCGACAGGCCGGCTGGCACTGGCTTCGTCTGCTTCGTCGACACTGCGGATGCAAAAACCTGCATAATAGATGCTCCTCGTCGCGCACCACCGACTGCAGGAGGAGTCAAGCATTCCATCCTCCAAGACGAGAACGCTGACCCCACCGGAAAGTACACAATGGACGGCCGAGTTCTGCAAGTGGCCCAAGCCGTTGGCAAGAATGAGGCTGCCAACTTGGCAGAGAACTCGCTCGCACaaaggaggcaaaaagaTAAACGTCATCTGTACCTCTTGTCTGAAGGTGCCATCGGTGGAAACTCTCCGCTGCGGGGTCTTTTGACTGATGCAGAGGTTCGGATGCGATCGATGAGTGCTCAGCAGCGCAAGAAGCTTGTGGAGAAGAACCCTATGCTACACATCAGCTTAACCCGACTTGCTCTTCGTAACATTCCCAACGATATTGGCGCCAAGGAACTGAAGGAGCTGGCTAGAAAGGCCGTTGTCGAATTTGCCAAGGACGTCAAGGAGGGGCGCCGACAGCCCCTttccaaagaagagaatgccAGAGACGGCAAGGATGCAAaggacaaggagaaggacaGGAAGCAAAAGCGCAAGGGTATTgtcaagcaagcaaagatTGTGTTTGAAGACAACAAGGGATCCAAGGTATCTGAGTCGAGCGGAGCCGGCAAGAGCCGTGGCTACGGATTCATCGAGTACACGTCCCATCGCCACGCCTTAATGGGTCTGAGATATTTGAACGGACACCAGCTTGACGGAAACAACGGCAGGAAGCAGCGCTTGATTGTCGAATTTGCCATTGAGAACGCTCAGGTGGTGAAGCGACGACAGGAGGCTGAGAAAACAGCTCGAAAGCCAAAGAAGGACGGCGATGCAGATGCATCTGAGCacgaggaggacgaggacgaagaggttcccgagcaaaagaagaagaagcaaaagggtaaaaagcCCAAGGGCAACATGAACAAGGGACCCCAGGTGGGAACCAAGGCGAAGCCTCCCAAGGAAGGGGATgtcgatgagaagaagaagccggctGACGCAAAGGAGGCGATCCAGCAGAAGCTGATTGCGCGGAAGAGACAGGtgcgcaagaagaaggctgtgGCGAGAGGAAAAGCGTAGTTTTGGGTGTACATCTATAATATCGAATACCATCTGTGCATGATTTTTCAAGGGCTATATAGGTAGTAGATCgaaggctttttttcttttcttttgtttattaGGAGTATAGAAGGTATAAAAGTATTACTAATTTGGCTGAGGCTATGTGCTTTTGATTGAAGATGGTGAACTATGTACAAGTAAATACCGTAAGTTGTGAGTTGAGAGACTCTTGAAAACCAATCTTTTGTAGAAAAGAGTAACAGAGATCCTTATTTCCAGAACCATCCTGGTTTCTTATCCTGCGCCTGCTGGTCGTCtccgtctgcgtctgcgttTGCGTCTGCATCTGCTCTTTCGATAACATTTGCATCGTTATTTTCCCTCGCTCTCGCATTTTGGGTCTTTTCTGCAGGGCGCATCGTAAAGTGCGTTTCCGTGCCAATTTCATTACCATTCTTATCATAAGTCTTTTTTGTAATCGTCGTGGTCAAGTAGCCAAAGCTGTTGACCTTTTCATCTCTCGTTACCACTTCCCTGGTCCCGTCATCGTATACCTTCTCCTCACTTGAGCTGGGTGGCTGCGCGGCCGAATTCTCAGAAGATACGGGTTTGTGATTGGTAATGCTCTTGACGAACGCGTCCCACGTCTTGTGGCCCTCTGCGAAGCTCGAGCTaagggaggagaagagatcGTCAAAGTGGTCGGGGAAGCGCTTTTGGTGCTGGTTGCCGTGCTCCTCTTCATGGGAGCCATTCCGGCCATAGAAGCTATCCTCTAGCTGCTTGAATGTCTGGTGCACATCGTCGAAGAAGCTGTGGCTCTTGGGCTGGCGAACGTTTTCTTCGCGAGAGGTGACGCCCTTCCATACTTCAGCTGCCTTGCGGTCCAGCTCCTCGTGCAGCTTCGACCAGTCATTCCAATTTGGCTCTGAAAATTCAGGCTCCTCAAGATCCTCCAAGAGGCCAAAATTTCGGGGCCTGTAGAGCTCATCTCGAGTGGGGCGTCTAAGCAGGCCTTGGGATTCCAGCCTTCGGAGCCAGAACCACGTAGGCTCGCCATGGGAAAACATTTGCCTCAGCAACTGTCTCTGGTTATACCTGGATTTAATGTCAGGCAGGGGCCGTCCCTGCGAGACGGTGAGCAGATCTTCAAAGGCATCCTCAAAAGTGAAGACGGTAGAGTCGCATTGCGCCGGCAGGTCATTTGGCACAGGCGGCCGAAGGTGGCGCAAATTTGCCGGCGAATAGGACCATGACGCAACCGAGACGGTGTCGAGAGCTGATGAGGCGCGCGACTCGGCGTTGGCCATTGTGACGGGAGCaaacggcgctgctgctcggcTGGAGCTGTCAGAAGCGCTGTCAGAAGCCGATGTATCTGCTGATTTGGCGGTTGACAGCTCAGATTCCGGCTGTTGGATGTCTGCAGATGGTGGCTGGTGGaggggctgcggctgcggctgcgggcGGGCGAATAGAGCGTGAATGCCGGAGGCGACAGCGGAATCGACGTGCTGCTTGAAGCGGACAAAGAGGCTGGTTAGCGAGGAGTCGCTGTCGCGGGGCATGCCGAGGGCATTGTCTGGATGATTGCGATGGCGAGGgaggcagagacagagacagagagggagagagtgtGATTGTGGCGTGCGTGGTGACAActggtgatgatgaatgaGGTCGGGGCTGGAGCTGTTATACAAGAGACGTCACGTCACGCATGGCAGCTGGAGCCTTTCCCGTCTGAGATGGTGCTGGTGCAGCGCAGCGTAGCTTCAGCGCCGGCGCCAGTACCGACAGCTCTAAATTGGCTGCATATGTACATCCATGTGCGCACATGTGCTGCCAAAGAACATTCTGTGGCGGTGCGGCCTGTGCTGAGCCCACTAAAAGACTAAAAGGAAGCGCTGGAGAAGCGCTGCCGAAGAGCTGCCCAGTGATGACATAGCGCCGGTGGGGCGGCGGTACGTACCCCGAATCCCGTCATCTGGGCCTGCAGACGACAGAAATTCGGCCGAGCTGCAAGTCGACGATTTGCGTCAAAGCGAACAGCATCTCGGACTCGGCCAGCTTCTGCCCTCTGCACTATCATGAACCCCCTTCTCGGCGACATCCGCGCCCGTGTCTGCCTCTCGCCCCGATGATACCTGGTCGGCCAATTTGCCGCGGCTGCCAGCGACTGTAGTTTcgcgcttcttttctccaccAATCTCCGATCCTACCGTCATTTGCAATATTTCCctttccccttccccttaGCTGCTGGCTTTGGCACCAGccgcttttttcttctggtttttctttcgttgttttcttttttgttttctgagGCGGCGACGATGAGCCTTACCTTTACCGAATCGACTCTCCCGACTTGGACGAGCGCTTTAGCAGCACCCACGGCGACAGGCGGTAGCAGCGGCGATGGGTCGGGTAGCGACGATGACGGAGATGCGCTGCAGCGGTGGTCGTCCCTGATCGGCATCATCACGGCCATTGTTGGCAACGTGCTGATTGCACTCGCCCTCAACGTACAACGATATGCGCACACGCGGCTGCACAAAGAGCGCAAGAGGATAAAACAGGGGGCTCGGGCAGCGCTGAAACGGGCgcaaagcagcaacagcagcaacagcaatggGACCACGCAGGTTGGCGTCTACGGCACCATCATCGGCGACGGTGCGAGGGATAGGGATCGGGGTAGCAACGGCTACCAGAATGGCGATGGCATCGGCTTTTCAATACCGGACTACGACGAGCACTCGGACGACGAGCACGAATTCCAAGAGGACGAGCCGCTGATGGCGTCGTTTCAGTCAAGCGCAACCACGGCCAGCACCGACACCGACACTGTTCAGCCCCGCAAGTCGTCCTCAAACTATCTCAAATCGCCGTATTGGTGGCTCGGCCAGATCTTGATAACGTTGGGAGAAGCAGGCAACTTCCTAGCGTATGGCTTTGCGCCCGCCTCCATCGTCTCGCCGCTGGGCGTCGTTGCGCTGGTGTCCAACTGTATTATTGCGCCCGCCATGTTTCACGAAAAGTTTAGGCTTCGCGACTTCTGGGGCGTTGTCATTGCCGTGTCGGGAGTTGTGACCGTCGTCTTGAGCGCGAACCAGGAGGAGACCAAGTTGAACCCCCACGACGTATGGGGAGCTATAACGACGGTGGAATTTGAAATTTACCTTGGCGTCACGACGTTTCTCATCATTGTTCTCATGTGGGCTAGCGCCAAATATGGCAAACGGACCATTCTCATTGACCTTGGTCTCGTTGGTCTTTTCGGTGGGTTATACTTATGCTGTCATTCCCATCACAAGCTTGATACTGACTTTCTTCTTTAGGAGGATATACGGCTTTAGCCACCAAGGGCGTTTCTTCGATGCTTTCTACAAGCTTCGTAGCGGCGTTTAAAACCCCCGTCACATATGCGCTCGTATTTGTTCTTTTATCGACTGCCGTTATGCAGATTCGCTATGTCAACAAGGCGCTATCCCGCTTCGACTCGACCCAAGTCATCCCCATCCAGTTCGTCATGTTCACACTGTGTGTCATCATCGGCAGTGCTGTGCTATATCGCGATTTCGAAAAGACGACCATGAAACAGGCCGCCAAGTTTGTCGGAGGCTGTCTTCTCACCTTCTTTGGCGTCTTTCTCATTACGTCTGGGAGAGAGCgcagagacgacgacgatgacgaagatacATTATCAGAAGCCGACGGAGTCGAGGAAACAATTGGCCTTACGCAGCACGACGGTAGCACCTCGTCCTCTGCGATtcctcagcaacagcagaacCGGCGCCGACTCAGTGTGCCGGCAACTCCATCTCGCCGATCTAGCAGAATGTCGCGAGTAAGCTTTTCCAAGGCAACGAAGCCAGACTCGGCTCATATCGGCATTGAGTCTCCCGCAACTCACTACTTTGAACCAGCGCATTCCCCAGCGCATCTCGGCGGCGACGAGGCTCATGTTCTTGTCAGTAACCCGTGGCAAGGCCTGTGGGTGAGCCCGGATCCTCCTCGGGGAGCTAGAACCGTCTCAGCCGAGTCTGTCCTCACGAGGTCCGGGCTGGCTTCTACGCCTATACAACCGCATCCTCTTGCGTCCTTGAAAGATGGCCAGGTGACTTCGTCGTATTCCGTTGAGCGACCAGTCACACCCCGGGCGGCACATAGTTCCAAATCTGCCAACCACCGATCAAGGCCATTTATTTCACCGTCACCCTTCTCCTCTACAGTTACAACAGCAGTTAAAGATGTGTTCCTGCGGGAAAACGACAGCCCAGAAGCGACTGCATCTTCTCTACGACGCATACGATCTAGCATCCGAGCAAGCCTCTTCTTTAatagcgacgatgaggatggcaTCATGCCGGAGCGCATTGCGGAGCAGCCGATTGTCCCGGCATCAGACGACGATCTGCCAGAGGCCTTGGGCGATGATGAATCCGGACCAAGTGCCGACATAAAAGTTTCAAGGGGGAGATCACGAAGTTTAAGCGATACATTGGGAGAGTTTTTCCGCCCCAAAAAGCACAAGAAGCAGGATGTGGCAGCCGACGAAGATAGTGGCAACTTATTAGAGAGCGACAATGAGCAGCAATTAAGTCGCAGTCCATAATGTTAATAGCAAAAATagcgaaaagaagaattattttattttatttttctttattggTTTGCAGGGGGCGGTTACAGTCATTACATGTTAATTTTACGCATATTTCACCACTACTCAGCTCTTGTTTTGAAGATAAAGCTCATTTTGTTTCTCTCAaaaatggtttttttttttttccttttcgcagcatgatgatgatgacaatCCATTGTGGCGgcgtttttctcttttcttttctttttctttttggcatcATGTGGAAGTGGGAAGTGGGAGGAGCCTGTACAGGATGGACGGGGCAACAGGGAATTGGACTCTGGGTGGATGGATTTCTTTGTGCTTGATTAATTTCGcctttctttatttgttttctttctttctctcattgTTTGACAGTAATACGAAAATCTATCGGTCTTGGTTAGGCGAGATGAGCTGACATGACAGGTCAGACTCCCTATTATTCTCCCCTATTTTATGTCGTTTTTGAGTCAGCATGTAATGGGAATGCCGTCTGCGAAGCGTTGGTTGCTTTACTGTCatctttttgtctctttttcttgttgaacGATTTCCCCGTTGCTACTTCCTCATACTGATTGAGAAAGAATACCAGGGGGTAGTAAAAGTGCCCTAGGACATGTACAGCCACGATGTGTGTTGTGAGTTGTATATGTTCCTCGTCAAAAATGTATCATAGGTCCGATTCTTGGATGGACTCAGTGACCATGTATATACAAGAGACTGAGAATGCAGTTTAGGATTTGGGCAACTTCTGTGCTAGAGCAATTTTTATTGCTTATCCTGTCCTAGTGTTGGCTGTAGCTATGCTCATACACGGCTATTCACGAACGAATCAGAATTATATTCTACTCTTGCTAactttcaatttttttcaaTAAATATTGAACGGCGGAATTTTTGAGCCGGCTTACCACCTACGTTATTGCTAATGTCGTAGGATAGTAAATAACAAGGCGCGGCTGTTAAAGTACGACGCCTCACTTCATGAGGCGTCctatgatggtgatggtctGCACTCGCATAGGAGTATGCGCCTTGCTATGATGCCTTTTAACCCTTGTTCATGCGGCTAAGAGCTGCATATGATACGTGGCATACTCAAGCATCCAAGCAACAGTTTTCTGGAGTGTGGCACGGGATGAAATTTAGTGGACGACAACAAGGCTGTGGGCGGAGACAATTGACAACCAGGTCGCATCGCCTTTGACTGCCTGGATACAGCCTCGTTAGGCGTTTTGACGCCTAATAATCTCCACGGACAATTCTTTCTGGCGCCAAACAACTCAGTATTTATATACGATGTGTGGTATCTGTCAAAATGAGTGAATAGTGTTTTGTATTCTcaattccatctccatcttatACCAACTGTGAAATTTTTGCGCAACACCATTATGGCTACTGTTACCGCCCCATCTCGACCATCTCGTCGTGACGGTTTCGACATTGGCATCATATGTGCCCTCCAGGAGGAATATGACGCAGTTTGCCTCGTCATTGATGAATTCTGGGATGAAGACGGCGATGTTTATGGACGCGTCATAGGAGACAAGAACTATTATACCACCGGCTGTATTGGTAAACACAACGTCGTTGTCGCTTTGCTACCGGAAATGGGAAAAGCAAATGCAGCCGCGGTTGCAGCAAACTTTCGATCCAGCTACAGCCATCTTGAGCTTGTGCTTCTGGTCGGTGTCTGCGGCGGCGTGCCTTCTCCCAGTCGTCGAGATAATGAGATAATGCTGGGCGACGTGATCATCAGCAAGAGCGTCGTTCAGTACGACTTTGGCAGGAAATACAATGGTGTGTTTGTCCGGAAAGACACCTTGGAGGGGAACTTGGACAGAGCCAATAAGAATATTCGCTCTCTGATTAGGAATTTCGAGACGGAGAGAAGCCTGGAGCTCTTGCAAACACAAACTGCCCGCAATTTGACGCAGCTCCAGGCCAAGGCAAAATCAAAGAAACGCCGTGGGACCAGGTATAAGTACGCCTATCCAGGAACGGATTCTGATCGGCTATTCAAACCGGACTATCTTCATAAACACCGTCCGGGGCATGGCTGCAATGTCTGCGATAGCAAGCCTGACGCTATATGTCATGAAGCTCACAGCGCTTACTGTGAGGAGAATGGGTGCGATCAAGGACGGGTCATCTCTCGTAATGTCCATACAGAAAAGCAACAACTCAGCGAAGAGCAAGCTCAGGAGCCTGTGATCCACATTGGAGCCATTGCGTCCGGAGACAGTGTCATGAAAAGCGGGCTCGAGCGAGACAAGATATCCCAGGAAGAGGGCATCATCGCCTTTGAAATGGAGGGAGCCGGTATCTGGGAGGAAGTGCcgtccatcatcatcaagagCGTGTGCGACTATGCCGATGGTCATAAGATTGGCAATTGGAAGGACTTTGCAGCCGCggtggccgcagcagctgcgaAAGCGCTTCTCGGAAGATACATCAAGACAGACAGGCCTTTGGAAGAGGCCGCTCAGCAGAGCGTATCGACCAAAGTCTCAGAAACAAATGCAACCAGCACGCCGGTCGGCGAAGATGCTCGGCAGAGCATGCCTACCGAAGGGTTGGATAAACAACATGAAGTAACTGGCCCAGTTTCGGAAGAGGCCTCTCAACAAGACACACAAGCCAAAGTGATGGATGCAAAAGAACACAGCCCGCCGCCACCATATACCAAAGTTTGTGACTCTCAGGGGTCGAATTCGAGAAAAAGACCTCATCAACCGGATGATCAGCCTAAAAAGGTTGCTGTGAGATCCGCTGCATCTGCGAATACAACCCCGGatgtatattaatatattagaagCTGGTGTTATATAGgcatataatagtttttttttgtatcgGTAGCTAGATTCTTTTTCGTCAATATTTCCCAGGCATTCCTTTCTCCTTTGTTGCTCTATTCATGATCTAGCAAGTAAACATAAACTTTTTTGTAGTATCTAAAGTGTTTAGGCTGAACATGCAGGACACAAGTGTAAACTGAGTCTGGTGGCAAAAACAGCAACAAAGAAGCGCAGTGATGGAAAAGTTGAGACGAATTACATCATTATCACAAGACAGCATTTGGTATCATGCCCGTATTTCAAACGGTCCAATTACATACCGGCTATGGCTTTGACTAAATATATTTGCAATGCGTGCCACGTATCTTGAATGAGCTGCGCCTTGAATGCTGCACAGCACGTTGCATTCGCCGCATGCCTAACAGCTAGTGATGCGTTCTCTGTTAGTAACATGATTGAACAACGCTTGCCATATCTTACTATACAATCAGCTGAAACATAAGCCCAGTCATTGGTTGATACGTCTCTTGTTTTAAACTGATTTCATTGAGACTTGTCAATTTAAAGGGGTTCAAAATACTAACCACGACTTAGCTCTCTAGGTAGTTTCTTATACTAAAGCTTACTGCACCAAGGCATGAATGTTGATCTACACCTCCCTACCACCACACAACAGAATCCTGCAATTGGTTACATGCTGCTTTACACACTAGAATAAAAAATCCGACGATATTTGGTAGAAAAAagcggcaaaaaaagaagttttgAAGGGCATTGAACCCAACCCGATTCGAACGGATAACCTTCAGGAGATTCCAAGGAACTGGAATCTGACGCGCTACCGTTGCGCCATGGGTCCTGTTGTTACTAAGCCCTCGAAATACAGTCTGTAAGCCTTTGGCGCACAGATTTCATGATGCTCTCGTCAGAGCGACGCATCAGCTCAAGCTTGATCGGTGTGAAAAATGCAAATAATGGGTAATGTAGTCTGAGAGTTGTTTTGCTTTACAAGAAACAACTTGCGGCTCTTATTCTGAATAAGCAAATCGAAACAGACTGTTTAGAGGAGTTGTCTCCCAAGACTGCTTCCTAGTTGCACTCACACTATACAATACATAAAACATATACTGCTTTGGTTGAGAAAAAGGGAATATGCATTACATCCAAGCTAACAAGACGAGATCAGAGGATTTCCCCAAAGCTCCTGATGCAAAATTTTAATACATCTATAGAGCTTAGATTGGTCATAAAGGTTGTTTTTATTGGTATATTCGCCATTCAATAGCAGCTGATACTATAAGCGTCAAACTCTAGGGTAGGCCAGTGCATACTTTTGACCTAATTCTTCCTCGGATGAATTATGGAAAAGAACATCATAGCATTTGCCTCAGCTTATAATAATGCCTAGTCTTTACTTGACTTTGATGTTTTTGCATTACCACTATACGCGCCGCCATAACCATTATCAACCTGCGTGCCCCCCTGGGAAACATCACCATTGCCTGTTGTAGGTATGAGCCGTGTTGTCTCCTGAGGACCCGGGAGCGTGTCATCCGTGTTCTCGTAGCCGGCCTCGCCCTCCTCGACGGCGCGGATGGCGGCTTCTTCGCGGGCGAGCTCCGCGGCACGGGCTCTGTTGAGGCGGTAGGCGTCGATACGGGGTTGGAGGAATACGGCCATAACTCCGATGGTTATGCTTTGGATGACTAGCCAAGAGTAAGGGGTATGCATGGAGTTGTCTGGTTTGACGAGGATGGCGAGACGGCTGATGGAGATTTCGACGAGGAGTTTGGGTCTTTAGCAGCATAGTTAGTAAACAAGAAGCCTCATCTTTCTACAAAAGGGATGAGGGAGCATGACTGTTTGCTGCACGGCGGCACAAGCTGCTTCTGAAACGTATTGGaatattttcctttctcttctgtttttaaaggaaaatttaAACTACATTCACTCTCACCTACCGGAGAGCTATCTAGGATAAACACAGCCTCGACCGCAATTCCAACATCGCCAAGACACTTATGCAGTTTCGCACTCGTGACGCCGCAAAACACAGCGCTTGGCGGGCGTGTCTTGGACAGCCTTCCAGTGCGCCTCGCTAGCTGAAGAGGGGTCGTTGCAAAGCTGAAGGGCTAG
The Trichoderma asperellum chromosome 7, complete sequence DNA segment above includes these coding regions:
- a CDS encoding uncharacterized protein (BUSCO:EOG092D1M7G); the encoded protein is MAPPNDRKRRIQDTENSAATKSHDPDGGIARTAKKAKVEDGRSIFVRSLPPGVTNESLTDFFSQYFAVKHATVVVDQETKESRGFGFVSFADADDARDAKAALDKKEWDGRRIRIEVAEPRQRNADEASKRPGKGREAFQRPSTKLIIRNLPWSIKTSEQLSKLFLSYGKVIYSDLPQNKGKLKGFGFVTIRGRPNAEKALEAVNGKIVDGRPLAVDWAVDKATWDKQQNTENGEKDSQDDEDEAEDEKEDKDVGDDGEVKNRDDQLASDLANFMKNHMTNMEDEDDEDEDKDEDEDDDEDDEDMKLLDEVDEEKETQKPKRELMTDNSSTVFVRNLPFTATDEQLKSFFGHFGNVRYARVVMDKATDRPAGTGFVCFVDTADAKTCIIDAPRRAPPTAGGVKHSILQDENADPTGKYTMDGRVLQVAQAVGKNEAANLAENSLAQRRQKDKRHLYLLSEGAIGGNSPLRGLLTDAEVRMRSMSAQQRKKLVEKNPMLHISLTRLALRNIPNDIGAKELKELARKAVVEFAKDVKEGRRQPLSKEENARDGKDAKDKEKDRKQKRKGIVKQAKIVFEDNKGSKVSESSGAGKSRGYGFIEYTSHRHALMGLRYLNGHQLDGNNGRKQRLIVEFAIENAQVVKRRQEAEKTARKPKKDGDADASEHEEDEDEEVPEQKKKKQKGKKPKGNMNKGPQVGTKAKPPKEGDVDEKKKPADAKEAIQQKLIARKRQVRKKKAVARGKA
- a CDS encoding uncharacterized protein (EggNog:ENOG41), coding for MPRDSDSSLTSLFVRFKQHVDSAVASGIHALFARPQPQPQPLHQPPSADIQQPESELSTAKSADTSASDSASDSSSRAAAPFAPVTMANAESRASSALDTVSVASWSYSPANLRHLRPPVPNDLPAQCDSTVFTFEDAFEDLLTVSQGRPLPDIKSRYNQRQLLRQMFSHGEPTWFWLRRLESQGLLRRPTRDELYRPRNFGLLEDLEEPEFSEPNWNDWSKLHEELDRKAAEVWKGVTSREENVRQPKSHSFFDDVHQTFKQLEDSFYGRNGSHEEEHGNQHQKRFPDHFDDLFSSLSSSFAEGHKTWDAFVKSITNHKPVSSENSAAQPPSSSEEKVYDDGTREVVTRDEKVNSFGYLTTTITKKTYDKNGNEIGTETHFTMRPAEKTQNARARENNDANVIERADADANADADGDDQQAQDKKPGWFWK
- a CDS encoding uncharacterized protein (EggNog:ENOG41~TransMembrane:9 (n3-13c18/19o42-65i187-207o213-233i242-260o280-299i306-323o343-362i374-393o405-423i)), whose translation is MSLTFTESTLPTWTSALAAPTATGGSSGDGSGSDDDGDALQRWSSLIGIITAIVGNVLIALALNVQRYAHTRLHKERKRIKQGARAALKRAQSSNSSNSNGTTQVGVYGTIIGDGARDRDRGSNGYQNGDGIGFSIPDYDEHSDDEHEFQEDEPLMASFQSSATTASTDTDTVQPRKSSSNYLKSPYWWLGQILITLGEAGNFLAYGFAPASIVSPLGVVALVSNCIIAPAMFHEKFRLRDFWGVVIAVSGVVTVVLSANQEETKLNPHDVWGAITTVEFEIYLGVTTFLIIVLMWASAKYGKRTILIDLGLVGLFGGYTALATKGVSSMLSTSFVAAFKTPVTYALVFVLLSTAVMQIRYVNKALSRFDSTQVIPIQFVMFTLCVIIGSAVLYRDFEKTTMKQAAKFVGGCLLTFFGVFLITSGRERRDDDDDEDTLSEADGVEETIGLTQHDGSTSSSAIPQQQQNRRRLSVPATPSRRSSRMSRVSFSKATKPDSAHIGIESPATHYFEPAHSPAHLGGDEAHVLVSNPWQGLWVSPDPPRGARTVSAESVLTRSGLASTPIQPHPLASLKDGQVTSSYSVERPVTPRAAHSSKSANHRSRPFISPSPFSSTVTTAVKDVFLRENDSPEATASSLRRIRSSIRASLFFNSDDEDGIMPERIAEQPIVPASDDDLPEALGDDESGPSADIKVSRGRSRSLSDTLGEFFRPKKHKKQDVAADEDSGNLLESDNEQQLSRSP
- a CDS encoding uncharacterized protein (EggNog:ENOG41) → MATVTAPSRPSRRDGFDIGIICALQEEYDAVCLVIDEFWDEDGDVYGRVIGDKNYYTTGCIGKHNVVVALLPEMGKANAAAVAANFRSSYSHLELVLLVGVCGGVPSPSRRDNEIMLGDVIISKSVVQYDFGRKYNGVFVRKDTLEGNLDRANKNIRSLIRNFETERSLELLQTQTARNLTQLQAKAKSKKRRGTRYKYAYPGTDSDRLFKPDYLHKHRPGHGCNVCDSKPDAICHEAHSAYCEENGCDQGRVISRNVHTEKQQLSEEQAQEPVIHIGAIASGDSVMKSGLERDKISQEEGIIAFEMEGAGIWEEVPSIIIKSVCDYADGHKIGNWKDFAAAVAAAAAKALLGRYIKTDRPLEEAAQQSVSTKVSETNATSTPVGEDARQSMPTEGLDKQHEVTGPVSEEASQQDTQAKVMDAKEHSPPPPYTKVCDSQGSNSRKRPHQPDDQPKKVAVRSAASANTTPDVY
- a CDS encoding uncharacterized protein (TransMembrane:1 (o6-23i)), coding for MHTPYSWLVIQSITIGVMAVFLQPRIDAYRLNRARAAELAREEAAIRAVEEGEAGYENTDDTLPGPQETTRLIPTTGNGDVSQGGTQVDNGYGGAYSGNAKTSKSSKD